ACTGCGGCCGCCGCGAGACCGCCGAGGCCGGCCGCCCAGCGCGTGAAGTACCGGGCATCACCGAGCGTGCGTCCGATTCGCTCGCGGTCGAAACCGGCGCGCAGGGACTCCGAGACCGAGGCGTGGACGACGCTCGCGGGCGCGACGTAGACGATTGGCAACAGCAATCCGAGCAGGCCGGCGGCGAGCAACGCGACGGGCGCGGCGGGCACGTCGGTGCCCGACGGGAGGACGAGGGCGCCGAGCGCGAGCACGCCGGCCACCGGGACGGCGTACGCCGCCAGCACGAGCGAGACGCGGAGCGCGTCGCGGGAGACGCCCTCGGCGTCGAGCGCCGGCGGGTCGTCGCCGCGTGCGGCAGAGCGCGCGACGCCGCCGAGCACCCCGACCATCCAGACGAGCGGGACGACCGGGAGGACGAGCGCGTGCAGGAGGTGGAGAATCCACCCGGCGAGGTAGCGCGTCTCGGCGTCGCCCGCGAGCGGGTACCACAGGGCGTCTCGCATCAGTCCCGGATGCGACTGCCGCCCGGCGGCATGTACT
The nucleotide sequence above comes from Halobacterium litoreum. Encoded proteins:
- a CDS encoding DUF4013 domain-containing protein, with product MRDALWYPLAGDAETRYLAGWILHLLHALVLPVVPLVWMVGVLGGVARSAARGDDPPALDAEGVSRDALRVSLVLAAYAVPVAGVLALGALVLPSGTDVPAAPVALLAAGLLGLLLPIVYVAPASVVHASVSESLRAGFDRERIGRTLGDARYFTRWAAGLGGLAAAAVAAGALGDYLVGYLLAVYCEVFAFACFGWGASATVERAR